Proteins found in one Archaeoglobus neptunius genomic segment:
- a CDS encoding PAS domain S-box protein — translation MLEYIRAEDLKRDVVEFIHPKYRPIAIERMKKVLSGEEVEPKEEVFVLPDGREIHFETKPSLVRFRNEKAVLLILRDVTEKVKRRKQLRESAEKYWKIVNNSPNLIAILTEEGVFVEANPSMVKSLGTNPIGKSTSEIIGGEVAERRLSFAKKVIDTNEGITFQDEREGKHFINHYVPIEIGGKRHCLVIAKDITELVILNKLLKNVAEVNKAIARIRNREELIKKVEEILSDYSARISEKPEDIYFPITYGGDNFGYLCVERVNREEKILFERLSEDLALAFKSLEDEKIKNELYNMLYENILIIMYLVDRIRNPLAALRAFAELLIENSDSRQKIIEQVDRITEIIRTLDSLWERSERKMKNR, via the coding sequence GTGTTGGAATACATCAGAGCGGAGGACCTTAAAAGAGATGTTGTTGAATTTATTCACCCCAAGTATCGGCCAATAGCAATAGAAAGGATGAAGAAGGTGTTAAGCGGAGAAGAGGTGGAACCAAAAGAGGAAGTATTTGTTCTGCCAGACGGAAGGGAAATACATTTTGAAACCAAACCTAGTCTGGTACGATTCAGGAACGAAAAAGCCGTGCTGCTTATACTCCGAGATGTGACGGAGAAGGTGAAGAGGCGCAAGCAGTTGAGAGAAAGTGCCGAGAAATACTGGAAAATAGTAAATAACTCACCAAATCTTATCGCTATCCTGACGGAAGAGGGTGTATTCGTGGAGGCAAATCCTTCGATGGTTAAAAGTCTGGGCACGAACCCCATTGGCAAGTCTACCTCTGAGATTATTGGAGGGGAGGTGGCGGAAAGGAGGTTGAGCTTTGCAAAAAAAGTTATTGATACAAATGAGGGCATAACATTTCAGGATGAACGAGAGGGCAAACATTTCATCAACCATTATGTCCCCATAGAAATAGGCGGAAAAAGACACTGCCTGGTTATAGCAAAGGACATAACAGAACTCGTAATCCTGAACAAGCTGTTGAAGAATGTTGCCGAAGTAAACAAGGCAATAGCAAGAATCAGAAATAGAGAAGAGCTTATTAAAAAAGTCGAGGAAATTCTTTCAGACTACTCCGCCAGAATCTCTGAGAAACCTGAAGACATCTACTTTCCCATCACCTATGGCGGAGATAATTTCGGCTACCTATGCGTGGAGAGAGTTAACAGAGAGGAAAAAATTTTGTTTGAAAGACTCTCGGAAGACCTGGCCTTAGCCTTTAAATCACTGGAAGACGAGAAAATAAAAAATGAGCTATACAATATGCTTTATGAAAATATTCTAATCATAATGTATCTTGTTGACAGAATAAGAAATCCTCTCGCTGCTCTGAGAGCTTTTGCAGAATTATTAATTGAGAATAGCGACTCCAGACAGAAAATAATTGAACAGGTTGACAGAATTACGGAAATTATCAGAACTCTAGACAGTTTATGGGAAAGATCGGAAAGGAAGATGAAGAACCGGTAG
- a CDS encoding ArsR family transcriptional regulator translates to MDILSRNRCKMLKILARREKRTSELVSDLGISKTAVSRHITRLKEDGLITKDDGRFRLTGKGKLLERGNSKKRLSLWKGIRTSGRRTTQNRYRNP, encoded by the coding sequence GTGGACATCCTATCCAGGAACAGATGTAAGATGTTGAAAATTCTGGCTCGAAGAGAGAAAAGAACATCCGAACTCGTGTCGGATTTGGGAATCAGCAAAACTGCCGTTTCCCGGCACATAACCCGGCTTAAAGAAGACGGACTGATAACCAAAGACGATGGCAGGTTCAGGTTAACCGGAAAGGGAAAATTGCTTGAGCGAGGAAACTCGAAGAAACGATTGAGTTTGTGGAAAGGTATCCGGACTTCTGGACGTCGCACGACACAGAACAGATACCGGAATCCATGA
- a CDS encoding NAD+ synthase produces the protein MTHIRIALAQINPVVGDLEGNARKVVEWAEKAKKLSADIVVFPEMVITGYPPEDLLLKPDFVEDNVRWATWVARNIDGIVAIFGFVEQCDDNYNAAAVASGGKIVATHRKMYLPNYGVFDEQRYFKAGDEPLVVEIDGVRVGLGICEDIWYPDVVQMEALSGDAEIVVNINASPYHVGKWRLREKMLATRASDNTVFVAYLNMVGGQDELVFDGHSMVFGPDGELVARGKQFEEDLIIVDLDSREVLRKRLHDPRRRQEKEKVGAGVNFVRVKHERNDNKPEIPERNVLPPHPVGEIYNALVLGVRDYVRKNGFRKVVIGLSGGIDSSIVATIAVDALGSDNVIGVRMPSPYTSKESLEDAEQLAENLGIELITLPIAGIFEAYRKTLAPVFAGLGEDVTEENIQARIRGNLLMALSNKFGWLVLTTGNKSEMSVGYATLYGDMAGGFAVIKDVPKTLVYELAKYRNKMEDSPIPERVFLKPPSAELRPGQRDEDELPPYRILDPILRAYVEEDRSCEEIVAMGFDAEIVRKVIKMVERNEYKRRQAPPGIKITPRAFGKDWRFPITNHYLECSRRNHRAADRTSSQWGSNAAQG, from the coding sequence ATGACCCACATCAGGATCGCTCTTGCTCAGATAAACCCTGTGGTTGGAGACCTTGAGGGCAATGCAAGAAAGGTTGTTGAGTGGGCTGAGAAGGCGAAAAAACTTTCTGCTGACATTGTTGTTTTTCCCGAAATGGTTATAACAGGCTATCCTCCTGAGGATCTGCTCCTAAAGCCCGATTTCGTAGAGGACAACGTGAGATGGGCAACGTGGGTTGCACGGAATATCGACGGTATCGTGGCGATTTTCGGTTTTGTGGAGCAGTGTGATGACAATTACAACGCCGCTGCGGTTGCCAGCGGAGGTAAAATCGTTGCAACTCACAGAAAGATGTATCTGCCGAACTATGGAGTTTTCGATGAGCAGAGGTATTTTAAAGCTGGAGATGAACCTCTTGTTGTTGAAATTGACGGTGTGAGGGTGGGACTGGGAATATGTGAGGATATATGGTACCCTGATGTAGTCCAGATGGAGGCTCTTTCAGGAGATGCGGAAATAGTTGTGAACATCAATGCTTCTCCCTATCACGTCGGGAAATGGAGGTTGAGGGAGAAGATGCTCGCAACGAGGGCAAGCGATAACACGGTTTTCGTTGCATATCTCAACATGGTTGGTGGGCAGGATGAGCTGGTTTTCGACGGCCATAGCATGGTATTCGGCCCTGACGGCGAGCTGGTCGCTAGGGGAAAGCAGTTTGAGGAAGACCTCATAATTGTGGATCTTGACAGCAGAGAGGTCCTTCGCAAACGTCTCCATGATCCAAGGAGAAGGCAGGAAAAAGAGAAGGTGGGGGCAGGGGTGAATTTCGTAAGAGTGAAGCACGAGAGAAATGACAACAAACCTGAAATACCGGAAAGAAACGTTCTTCCTCCCCATCCTGTCGGTGAGATTTACAATGCTCTTGTGCTTGGTGTGAGGGACTATGTAAGGAAAAACGGGTTTAGGAAGGTCGTTATCGGACTATCCGGCGGGATAGACTCCAGTATAGTTGCTACGATCGCTGTTGACGCTTTAGGCTCTGATAACGTTATCGGCGTGAGGATGCCCTCTCCATACACCTCAAAAGAGAGTCTCGAGGATGCTGAGCAGCTTGCTGAAAATCTTGGAATCGAGCTGATAACACTGCCCATAGCCGGGATATTCGAGGCATACAGAAAAACACTTGCTCCTGTCTTTGCAGGACTCGGTGAGGATGTTACAGAGGAAAACATCCAGGCGAGGATACGCGGGAATCTGCTGATGGCTTTGTCGAACAAGTTCGGATGGCTTGTTTTAACAACAGGAAACAAGAGCGAGATGAGTGTTGGATACGCAACGCTTTACGGGGATATGGCCGGGGGATTTGCTGTGATAAAGGATGTGCCCAAAACCTTGGTTTATGAGCTGGCGAAATACAGAAATAAAATGGAGGATTCCCCAATTCCAGAGAGAGTTTTCTTGAAACCGCCATCAGCAGAGTTGAGACCGGGACAGAGGGATGAGGATGAACTTCCGCCCTATCGCATTCTCGATCCCATACTGAGGGCTTACGTCGAGGAGGACAGGAGCTGTGAAGAGATAGTGGCGATGGGGTTCGATGCCGAAATCGTGAGAAAAGTAATAAAGATGGTGGAGAGGAACGAATACAAACGCAGACAGGCACCACCGGGGATAAAGATCACACCAAGAGCTTTTGGCAAGGACTGGCGGTTTCCGATAACGAATCACTATCTGGAGTGCAGTCGGAGAAACCATCGAGCAGCAGACAGGACATCGAGCCAGTGGGGAAGTAACGCAGCTCAGGGGTAG